The genomic interval AAGAATTGGCCGCACGGCTGCCTGCGGCGAGTCCGGGCTTTGCCAATGTGCCCGACGGTCGCTGGCTGGCGGATGCGCGCAAGCATTACGAAGAGGTGGATGGGCGGTTGCAGATCCGCTATGACCCCGCGCTGCGGGAGGCGTTTCTGGCGGCGTTCGAGGGGGATGCGCCGGATCTGTGGCCGCTTTGGGCGGCGACGGCGGGGATGCCGGTTGCGGCGATCCGGGGGGCGAATTCGGATCTGCTGTCCCGCGCATCGTTCCTGAAGATGCAAGAGCAGCGGCCGGACGGGATCTATGCCGAAGTGCCGGATCGCGCGCATATTCCCTGGCTGGATGAGGTCGAATCGGTCGAGGTGATCCGGCTTTGGCTGGAACGGCTGCAGGCCGGATTGGCTTAGCGGCGGATCAGCTCTCGCAATGTGCAGCGCGGGTCGGTGTCGGGGATCGGGACGCGGGTGATCTCGGTCCAGTCGGATTCGTCGAAATCGGGGAAGAAGGCGTCGGCATCGGGGATCTCGATATCGACCTCAGTCAGCATGAGGCGGTCTGCCTTGGGCAAAAGCTCTTGATAGACCGCCTGCCCGCCGATTCCGTAGATCCGGTGATATCCCTGGCTGCGGCAGAAGCCGATGGCGTCACTGGCGGTCGTGAAGACGTGATCGGTCAGGTCGGCCTGTCGCGAGAGGACGATGTTCAGCCGATTTTTCAGCGGCTTGACGGGAAGGCTGTGCCAGGTCCGGCGTCCCATGATCAGTGCACCGCCCAGCGT from Paracoccus fistulariae carries:
- a CDS encoding dihydrofolate reductase, producing MLTLIVARARNGAIGKANRIPWHIPADLKMFQRETLGGALIMGRRTWHSLPVKPLKNRLNIVLSRQADLTDHVFTTASDAIGFCRSQGYHRIYGIGGQAVYQELLPKADRLMLTEVDIEIPDADAFFPDFDESDWTEITRVPIPDTDPRCTLRELIRR